A region of Pasteurellaceae bacterium Orientalotternb1 DNA encodes the following proteins:
- a CDS encoding tRNA (N6-adenosine(37)-N6)-threonylcarbamoyltransferase complex ATPase TsaE, translated as MTTEIYAADENALLAFGNQLAAQLKHYLASDPNHALTIYLNGELGAGKTTLTRSIVRAFGHQGNVKSPTYTLVEEYSLPPYAIYHFDLYRLADPEELEFMGIRDYFRPQTLCLLEWASRGNGMIPSADLVIQLDYAELGRHIRLLPQNEKLQNFLMI; from the coding sequence ATGACAACCGAAATTTATGCGGCAGACGAAAATGCCCTGCTTGCTTTTGGCAACCAACTTGCCGCACAACTAAAACACTATTTAGCGTCGGATCCAAACCACGCCTTGACGATTTATCTCAACGGTGAGCTTGGGGCAGGCAAAACCACACTTACCCGCAGTATCGTACGCGCCTTTGGGCATCAAGGCAATGTAAAAAGCCCGACCTATACCTTGGTGGAAGAATATTCGCTGCCGCCTTATGCGATCTACCATTTTGATCTCTATCGCCTTGCCGATCCTGAAGAACTCGAATTTATGGGCATTCGAGATTACTTCCGCCCACAAACGCTCTGTTTATTAGAATGGGCGAGCCGTGGCAACGGAATGATTCCATCTGCGGATTTGGTGATTCAGCTCGATTACGCCGAGCTAGGCAGACACATTCGCCTATTGCCACAAAATGAAAAATTGCAAAACTTTTTAATGATCTAA
- a CDS encoding LPS export ABC transporter permease LptF has product MILSRYLTKEIFKSQIAILFILLVIFFSQQLVRVLNSAVSGRVPTDLVLSLLGLGMPTMAQLMLPLSLFIALLLTLGRFYAESEITVMRACGVGQSLLVKVALFLSLFTTVLAVYNVFWLTPWAINKQSEMLAEAKANPRFAALSAGQFMSAGGYVLFIDNIEGKHINDIYVFQPNQVKKNKPSVVVAESGELQGLPNGDQLLTLTNSTRYEGTPQTADFRISSFDNYTAYLGYQDVETDEKLVQRADFTKLMQESSPEAQAELQWRFALIFAVPLMALLAVPMSSVNPRQGRFAKLLPALLLYLIYFLLQSSLKSAGSSGKLDVSILMPLVSIAFLLLGIILNSWDSKWFSALRYRFSAKKVAA; this is encoded by the coding sequence GTGATTTTAAGTCGATATTTAACCAAAGAAATTTTTAAGAGCCAAATTGCTATACTTTTCATACTGTTAGTGATTTTTTTCAGCCAACAATTAGTACGTGTACTTAACTCTGCCGTCAGCGGGCGAGTGCCAACGGATCTGGTGTTGAGCCTGTTAGGATTAGGTATGCCGACAATGGCACAGCTGATGTTGCCATTGTCGTTATTTATTGCTCTTTTGCTGACTTTAGGGCGTTTTTACGCTGAAAGTGAAATTACCGTGATGCGTGCTTGCGGAGTAGGGCAAAGTCTACTGGTAAAAGTCGCTCTTTTTCTCTCGCTATTTACCACAGTACTTGCGGTCTATAACGTCTTTTGGCTAACTCCTTGGGCAATCAACAAACAGAGTGAAATGCTTGCCGAAGCCAAAGCCAACCCACGTTTTGCCGCACTGTCGGCGGGGCAATTTATGTCTGCGGGTGGTTATGTGCTGTTTATTGATAATATTGAAGGCAAGCACATCAACGATATTTATGTATTCCAGCCCAACCAAGTGAAGAAAAACAAACCTTCCGTGGTAGTGGCTGAATCGGGCGAATTGCAAGGCTTGCCGAATGGCGATCAACTGCTAACGCTCACTAACAGCACCCGCTACGAAGGCACTCCTCAAACCGCCGATTTCCGCATTTCCAGCTTTGATAACTACACCGCCTATTTGGGCTATCAAGATGTCGAAACCGATGAGAAACTAGTACAGCGGGCGGATTTTACCAAGCTGATGCAAGAGAGCTCCCCCGAAGCCCAAGCCGAATTACAATGGCGTTTTGCCTTGATTTTTGCCGTGCCATTAATGGCATTGTTAGCGGTACCGATGAGCAGTGTCAATCCACGTCAAGGGCGTTTCGCCAAGCTGCTGCCTGCGTTGTTGCTCTATCTCATTTACTTTTTACTGCAAAGTTCGCTTAAATCTGCGGGAAGTTCAGGGAAACTCGATGTCAGCATTTTGATGCCGTTGGTATCCATCGCTTTCTTGCTACTTGGCATTATTCTCAACAGCTGGGATAGCAAATGGTTTTCTGCCTTACGGTATCGTTTTTCAGCTAAAAAGGTGGCGGCATAA
- a CDS encoding oligoribonuclease (3'-5' exoribonuclease specific for small oligoribonuclotides), whose amino-acid sequence MKQDKQNLIWIDLEMTGLDPEKERIIEIATIVTDKDLNILAEGPVLAVHQSDELLNKMSDWCVKTHTENGLMERVKQSKLTERAAELQTLDFLKQWVPKGASPICGNSVPQDKRFLYKYMPDLADYFHYRHLDVSTLKELASRWKPEILKQFSKKNSHLALDDIKESIEELKFYRRHFINLD is encoded by the coding sequence ATGAAACAAGATAAGCAGAATTTAATTTGGATTGATCTGGAAATGACGGGGCTTGATCCTGAAAAAGAACGCATTATTGAAATTGCGACCATCGTCACCGATAAAGATCTCAATATTTTGGCAGAAGGTCCCGTGCTTGCGGTACATCAATCCGATGAGTTGCTGAATAAAATGAGCGACTGGTGCGTCAAAACCCATACCGAAAATGGTTTAATGGAACGGGTGAAACAGAGCAAGCTCACCGAACGAGCGGCAGAATTACAAACCCTTGATTTTCTTAAACAATGGGTGCCGAAAGGAGCTTCGCCAATTTGTGGTAACAGCGTGCCGCAAGACAAACGTTTTTTATACAAATATATGCCTGATCTAGCGGATTATTTCCACTATCGCCATTTGGATGTCAGCACACTCAAAGAACTGGCGAGCCGTTGGAAACCAGAGATACTCAAGCAATTTTCTAAGAAAAACAGCCACTTAGCTTTGGACGATATTAAAGAATCCATCGAAGAACTGAAATTTTACCGTCGCCATTTTATCAATTTAGACTAA
- a CDS encoding N-acetylmuramoyl-L-alanine amidase — MKKFLSYFTFLCLFSTALQAKTIIAIDAGHGGKDPGAIGKNLGIKEKDVTLSIAKELKALLDKDPNFKAVMTRKGDYFIQLPNRTEIARKNKANYLVSIHADSSPSSKDLKGASVWVLSNRRANDELGKWLEDHEKQSELLGGAGSVLSNANERYLSQTVLDLQFSHSQRSGYELGKTVLKKMSGITPLAKSSPQHASLSVLRSPDIPSILVETGFLSNATEEQKLASITYRRQVARAIYNGLSEYRSRYAGYITPKTGLKEEKEDKPAKKAEKTNKKSNAQSDNKKADAKNKTTEKSAKSSDKKAEAKENVKKGQAAKEESKKENSKTINPNATHHIVGKDETLYSIARMYKTTPEKLSQLNNIKDNKIFVGKKLKLK, encoded by the coding sequence ATGAAGAAATTTTTAAGCTATTTTACTTTTTTATGCCTTTTTAGCACCGCCCTTCAAGCCAAGACCATTATCGCCATCGATGCTGGACATGGTGGCAAAGACCCTGGTGCTATTGGTAAGAATCTCGGTATCAAAGAAAAAGATGTCACGTTATCTATTGCCAAAGAGCTAAAAGCCTTGTTAGACAAAGATCCCAACTTTAAAGCGGTAATGACTCGCAAGGGCGACTATTTTATCCAACTGCCAAACCGCACTGAAATCGCCCGTAAAAATAAAGCGAACTACTTAGTCTCAATTCATGCTGACTCCTCACCAAGTTCGAAAGATCTCAAAGGTGCATCGGTTTGGGTGCTCTCCAATCGTCGTGCGAACGATGAACTCGGCAAATGGCTAGAAGATCACGAAAAACAGTCCGAATTACTGGGTGGTGCAGGTTCGGTGTTATCAAACGCAAACGAACGTTATTTGAGCCAAACCGTGTTGGATTTGCAGTTCTCGCATTCACAACGTTCGGGTTATGAGCTGGGCAAAACCGTGTTGAAAAAGATGAGCGGAATCACACCACTTGCCAAAAGTTCACCACAGCACGCCAGTTTGAGTGTGTTACGTTCGCCAGATATTCCGTCTATTTTAGTTGAAACTGGTTTTTTATCTAATGCCACGGAAGAGCAAAAATTGGCGAGTATCACCTATCGCCGCCAAGTTGCTCGGGCGATTTACAACGGGTTAAGCGAATATCGTAGCCGCTATGCAGGCTACATTACGCCGAAAACGGGGCTTAAAGAAGAAAAAGAAGATAAACCTGCGAAAAAAGCGGAAAAAACCAATAAAAAATCGAATGCTCAGTCGGACAACAAAAAAGCAGACGCAAAAAATAAAACCACTGAAAAATCGGCAAAATCTTCCGATAAAAAAGCTGAAGCTAAAGAGAACGTAAAAAAAGGGCAAGCAGCAAAAGAAGAATCGAAAAAAGAGAACAGTAAAACGATCAACCCTAACGCTACACACCATATTGTTGGAAAGGATGAAACACTTTATTCCATTGCAAGAATGTACAAAACAACGCCTGAAAAGCTAAGTCAGCTGAACAACATTAAGGATAATAAAATTTTTGTGGGTAAGAAGTTGAAGCTGAAGTAG
- a CDS encoding DNA polymerase III subunit alpha — MSQPRFVHLKVHSDFSMIDGLAKVKPLVKACVTNKMVAMALTDFTNFCGLVRFYGEALGSGVKPLVGVDVMVRPEAESEDFYELTLLAKNNTGYHNITLLISRAYQQGYFEFPVVEKAWLAELAEGIIVLSGGRNGDVGKALLKENQAEAESLLEFYQIHFPNHYYLSLCRTGRADEERYIQQAVRFAQHFAIPVVAVNDVVFLKEDDFDAHEIRVAIHDSYTLDDPKRPKKYSPQQYFRSEEEMCALFADLPQAIENTIKIAQRCNVTIRLGEYFLPNFPTGELSTEDYLVQKSREGLEERLEFLFPDPEERANKRSVYDERLQIELDVINQMGFPGYFLIVMEFIQWSKDNDIPVGPGRGSGAGSLVAYALKITDLDPLEFDLLFERFLNPERVSMPDFDVDFCMDGRDRVIEHVSETYGRQAVSQIITFGTMAAKAVIRDVGRVLGHPYSFVDRISKLIPPDPGMTLEKAFNVEPKLQELYDSDEEVEALIDMARKLEGVTRNAGKHAGGVVIAPTAITDFSPLYCDSQGLHPVTHFDKNDVEYAGLVKFDFLGLRTLTIIKWALEMINARLTKEGKEPVRIESIPLDDEKAFKLLKAAKTTAVFQLESRGMKDLISRLQPSNFEDIIALVALFRPGPLEAGMVQNFIDRKHGKEPISYPDAQYQHEWLQPILEPTYGIIVYQEQVMQIAQVLAGYTLGGADLLRRAMGKKKPEEMAAQRAIFEKGAVEKGVNGELAMKIFDLVEKFAGYGFNKSHSAAYALVSYQTLWLKAHYPAEFMAAVMTSELDNTDKIVGFYDECINMGLTVVPPDINSGKHRFSVNEKGEIVYGLGAIKGVGEGPIDAILEARNKDGIFKDLFDLTARVDLRKVNRRTFEGLIMAGAFDKLGPHRAALMKNLEDALKASDQHSKMEALGQSDMFGVLTETVEEVQNAYANTPKWTEQAVLEGEKNTLGLYLSGHPVGRFLKELSHYAPARLNELQPTYRGQVATVAGLVMASRIAVTKKGNRIGIATIEDRSGKLDITLFSEALENFGHLIQKDNIIIASGSIQFDDFSGGLKMSAREVISLDDARERFAKSLALAIHQEQLSPAFIKQLKGIIEPHKDGILPLHFYYQSPEGRALLKGSVEWRVSPKEEMLTALKALLGENAVELEFE; from the coding sequence ATGTCCCAACCCCGTTTTGTACATCTTAAAGTTCACAGTGATTTCTCAATGATTGATGGCTTAGCCAAGGTGAAGCCATTGGTGAAAGCCTGCGTTACTAACAAGATGGTGGCAATGGCATTGACCGATTTCACCAACTTTTGCGGATTAGTGCGGTTTTATGGCGAAGCCTTGGGGTCTGGCGTAAAACCGCTCGTTGGGGTAGATGTAATGGTTCGCCCTGAAGCTGAAAGTGAAGATTTTTACGAACTGACATTACTCGCCAAAAACAATACTGGCTATCACAACATTACCCTTTTAATTTCAAGGGCTTATCAACAAGGTTATTTTGAATTTCCTGTGGTAGAAAAAGCGTGGCTGGCGGAACTGGCAGAGGGCATCATTGTGCTGTCTGGCGGTCGCAATGGCGATGTCGGCAAAGCGTTGTTAAAAGAGAACCAAGCGGAAGCCGAAAGCCTGCTTGAGTTCTACCAAATCCATTTCCCAAACCATTATTACTTGTCGCTCTGCCGCACAGGACGAGCGGACGAAGAACGCTATATTCAACAAGCGGTCAGATTCGCTCAACATTTTGCAATTCCAGTAGTTGCGGTGAATGATGTGGTGTTCTTGAAAGAAGACGATTTTGATGCCCACGAAATTCGCGTAGCGATCCACGACAGCTACACCTTAGACGACCCTAAACGCCCGAAAAAATACTCGCCACAACAATATTTCCGCAGCGAAGAAGAAATGTGTGCGTTGTTTGCCGACCTACCACAAGCGATTGAAAATACAATAAAAATTGCCCAACGTTGTAATGTCACCATTCGTTTGGGTGAATACTTTTTGCCGAATTTCCCCACTGGCGAGCTTTCTACCGAAGATTATTTGGTGCAGAAATCCCGAGAAGGTTTGGAAGAGCGGCTTGAATTTCTGTTTCCCGATCCCGAAGAGCGAGCAAACAAGCGGTCAGTTTATGACGAAAGATTGCAAATCGAGCTGGACGTAATCAACCAAATGGGCTTCCCTGGTTACTTCTTGATCGTGATGGAATTTATTCAGTGGTCGAAGGATAACGACATTCCTGTGGGGCCAGGGCGTGGTTCAGGGGCGGGGTCACTGGTTGCCTATGCGTTAAAAATTACCGATTTAGACCCGCTTGAATTTGATTTGCTTTTCGAACGTTTCTTAAATCCAGAACGGGTGTCGATGCCCGATTTTGACGTGGATTTCTGTATGGACGGACGAGATCGAGTGATCGAACACGTCTCCGAAACCTACGGACGCCAAGCAGTATCGCAAATTATCACCTTTGGTACGATGGCTGCGAAAGCAGTGATTCGGGACGTAGGGCGAGTGCTTGGGCACCCGTATAGTTTTGTCGATCGCATTTCCAAACTCATTCCGCCCGACCCTGGAATGACCTTAGAAAAAGCCTTTAATGTTGAACCCAAATTGCAAGAGCTGTACGACAGCGATGAAGAAGTCGAAGCCTTGATCGATATGGCTCGCAAGCTCGAAGGTGTAACCCGTAACGCTGGTAAACACGCAGGTGGTGTGGTGATTGCCCCAACGGCGATCACCGATTTTTCGCCGCTTTATTGCGACTCGCAAGGCTTGCACCCTGTGACCCATTTCGATAAAAACGATGTGGAATATGCGGGCTTGGTGAAGTTCGATTTCTTGGGCTTGCGGACGCTCACCATCATCAAATGGGCATTGGAGATGATCAATGCACGTCTTACCAAAGAAGGCAAAGAACCAGTGCGAATTGAGAGCATTCCCCTTGATGATGAAAAAGCATTCAAATTGCTGAAAGCAGCGAAAACCACAGCAGTGTTCCAGCTCGAATCACGGGGAATGAAAGACCTGATTTCTCGCCTGCAACCGAGTAACTTTGAAGACATCATTGCGTTGGTAGCACTGTTCCGCCCTGGTCCGTTAGAAGCAGGAATGGTGCAGAACTTTATCGACCGTAAACACGGCAAAGAGCCGATTTCTTACCCTGATGCTCAATATCAGCACGAATGGCTGCAACCGATTTTAGAGCCGACCTATGGCATTATCGTTTATCAAGAGCAGGTAATGCAGATCGCACAAGTACTAGCAGGTTATACTCTCGGCGGTGCAGATTTACTGCGGCGTGCGATGGGTAAGAAAAAGCCAGAAGAAATGGCAGCCCAGCGAGCAATTTTCGAAAAAGGGGCGGTAGAAAAAGGTGTTAATGGCGAGTTGGCGATGAAAATCTTCGACTTGGTGGAAAAATTTGCAGGCTACGGCTTTAACAAATCCCACTCTGCCGCCTATGCGTTAGTATCCTACCAAACCTTGTGGCTCAAAGCCCACTACCCTGCGGAATTTATGGCCGCGGTAATGACCTCTGAATTGGATAATACCGATAAAATCGTCGGCTTCTACGATGAATGTATCAATATGGGCTTAACCGTTGTACCACCAGACATCAACAGTGGTAAACACCGCTTCAGCGTAAACGAAAAAGGCGAAATTGTGTACGGTTTAGGGGCGATCAAAGGCGTGGGGGAAGGCCCGATTGATGCGATTTTGGAAGCCCGCAACAAAGACGGTATTTTCAAAGATCTGTTCGATCTCACCGCGCGGGTGGATCTGCGTAAAGTCAATCGCCGCACCTTTGAAGGCTTAATTATGGCGGGGGCATTCGACAAACTCGGGCCACACCGTGCTGCATTAATGAAGAATTTGGAAGATGCTCTCAAAGCCTCCGATCAGCACAGCAAGATGGAAGCATTGGGGCAAAGCGATATGTTCGGCGTGCTAACCGAAACGGTAGAGGAAGTGCAAAATGCCTACGCTAACACGCCAAAATGGACTGAACAAGCGGTACTCGAAGGCGAAAAAAATACCTTAGGGCTCTATTTGAGCGGACATCCAGTTGGACGATTCTTAAAAGAACTGTCTCACTACGCCCCTGCACGTTTGAATGAATTGCAACCGACTTATCGTGGGCAAGTGGCAACGGTGGCGGGCTTAGTGATGGCTTCACGCATTGCGGTTACAAAGAAAGGCAACCGCATCGGCATTGCTACCATTGAAGACCGCTCAGGCAAGTTGGATATTACCCTGTTTTCCGAAGCTTTGGAAAATTTCGGGCATTTGATCCAGAAAGACAATATCATTATCGCCAGCGGTTCGATTCAGTTCGATGATTTCAGCGGCGGCTTGAAAATGTCGGCTCGGGAAGTGATTTCACTCGATGACGCCCGTGAACGTTTCGCTAAAAGCCTCGCCCTTGCGATTCACCAAGAGCAGCTAAGCCCTGCTTTTATCAAGCAATTAAAAGGGATTATTGAACCGCACAAAGACGGCATTTTACCACTGCATTTCTACTACCAAAGCCCCGAAGGACGAGCCTTACTCAAAGGCAGTGTAGAATGGCGAGTTTCCCCAAAAGAAGAAATGCTCACCGCCTTAAAAGCCCTGCTTGGCGAAAATGCGGTGGAGTTAGAGTTTGAATAG
- a CDS encoding lipopolysaccharide ABC transporter permease LptG (with LptABCF is involved in the transport of lipopolysaccharides): MNVLERYIGKTILASIMLVLFMLVGLGAIIKFVEEFRAVGRGSYDGLHAAYYTFLTIPRDVETFFPIAALLGSLLGLGGLASRSELVVMQSSGFSRFRIGLAVMKTAIPLVIFTMLIGEWGVPQTEQFARNMRSVAQSGGSMLATSGGFWAKDGNNFIYIRQIQDERHLNNVLVYEFENRQLKSILKADQARYSDSGWVLKRVEKSTINDNQVHQAKEADQPWQTSITPSKLGIVSLKPESLSISGLADYVGFLKETGQDPKRFEITLWRKIFQPISMAVMMLLAISFIFGPLRSSTMGAKVVIGILAGFVFYVANIVFGNLSLVASWLPVPLGALTPSLLCLMIVWWLLSKKRD; this comes from the coding sequence ATGAATGTATTAGAGCGTTATATCGGTAAAACGATTTTGGCATCCATTATGTTGGTGCTGTTTATGTTAGTCGGACTTGGTGCGATTATTAAATTTGTCGAAGAATTTCGTGCCGTTGGGCGTGGTTCTTACGATGGTTTACATGCCGCCTACTACACCTTTTTAACCATTCCACGCGATGTGGAAACATTCTTCCCAATCGCCGCTCTGCTTGGTTCATTATTGGGCTTGGGCGGATTAGCCAGCCGCAGCGAATTGGTGGTGATGCAATCGTCAGGCTTTTCCCGTTTTCGCATCGGTTTAGCAGTGATGAAAACCGCTATTCCATTGGTGATTTTCACCATGCTGATTGGCGAATGGGGCGTGCCACAAACGGAACAATTCGCCCGTAATATGCGTTCTGTTGCCCAAAGTGGCGGCTCAATGCTCGCTACAAGTGGTGGATTTTGGGCAAAAGATGGCAATAATTTTATCTATATTCGCCAAATTCAAGACGAACGACATTTAAACAATGTACTGGTGTATGAATTTGAAAACCGCCAGTTAAAATCGATCTTAAAAGCCGATCAAGCACGCTACTCTGATAGTGGTTGGGTGTTAAAACGAGTGGAAAAATCAACGATTAACGACAACCAAGTTCATCAAGCCAAAGAAGCCGATCAGCCTTGGCAAACATCAATCACACCGAGCAAATTAGGGATTGTGTCGCTGAAACCCGAATCCCTATCCATTTCAGGGTTAGCGGATTATGTCGGCTTCTTAAAAGAAACGGGGCAAGATCCGAAACGATTTGAAATCACGCTATGGCGGAAAATTTTCCAACCGATTTCGATGGCGGTAATGATGCTACTTGCGATTTCATTTATCTTCGGGCCACTTCGTAGCAGCACAATGGGTGCGAAAGTTGTTATCGGCATTTTGGCAGGCTTTGTGTTCTATGTTGCCAATATCGTGTTCGGCAATCTCAGCCTCGTCGCCTCGTGGCTCCCTGTTCCGCTCGGAGCCCTCACCCCGAGTTTGCTCTGCTTGATGATCGTTTGGTGGTTGTTAAGTAAAAAACGAGATTAA
- a CDS encoding 3-deoxy-D-manno-octulosonic acid transferase, translated as MLRKIYTLLTYLIQPLILLLMWQRGRQQPEYRKRLAERYGCYDRMKPPQPKGIVVHAASVGEVIAATPLIKALQQRFPKLPMTVTTVTPTGSAQVKAAFGETVSHLYLPYDLPDAVKRFLAFVQPKLVVVIETELWPNLIHQIDQRQIPFVIANARLSPRSAKRYGWIKSQLKEMWQEVDLILAQDAVSAERYIALGFDPQKLINTGNLKFDLEITSELRQKVSETREQLGIAERPVWIAGSTHEGEEKLILEAHQQLLERYPNLLLILVPRHPERFKSVEELLKKQKIPYCKRSDSAKVLQNTQVLFGDTMGEMMLLYGLAQIAFVGGSLVKHGGHNPLEPIAFELPVISGIHTFNFPEVFSKLREMNGVIEIQSDKNAVAEAVNYFLERPELSQKISQAGFDVLKENQGALARTLELLARYL; from the coding sequence ATGCTACGCAAAATCTATACGTTGCTAACCTATTTAATCCAGCCCTTGATTTTGCTGCTGATGTGGCAACGGGGACGTCAGCAACCTGAATACCGCAAACGCTTAGCTGAACGTTATGGTTGTTATGATCGAATGAAACCGCCACAGCCAAAGGGCATTGTTGTTCATGCTGCATCTGTTGGTGAAGTCATTGCCGCAACGCCATTAATCAAAGCATTGCAGCAGCGTTTTCCTAAGTTACCAATGACTGTAACCACCGTTACACCAACAGGTTCAGCTCAGGTGAAAGCAGCGTTTGGCGAAACGGTTTCGCATCTTTATTTGCCTTACGATTTACCAGATGCGGTGAAACGCTTTTTAGCTTTTGTTCAGCCTAAATTAGTTGTGGTGATTGAAACGGAACTTTGGCCAAATTTAATTCACCAAATCGATCAACGTCAAATCCCTTTTGTAATCGCCAATGCCCGCCTTTCGCCACGCTCGGCAAAGCGTTACGGCTGGATCAAATCGCAACTCAAAGAGATGTGGCAAGAAGTGGATCTGATTTTGGCTCAAGATGCGGTCAGTGCTGAACGCTACATCGCCCTTGGCTTTGACCCTCAAAAACTAATCAACACGGGCAATCTCAAATTTGATTTGGAAATCACCTCCGAACTTCGTCAAAAAGTAAGTGAAACCCGTGAACAACTGGGAATTGCCGAGCGTCCTGTGTGGATTGCGGGCAGCACCCACGAAGGCGAAGAAAAGCTGATTTTAGAAGCTCACCAGCAACTCTTGGAACGCTATCCGAATTTGTTATTGATCCTTGTACCACGGCATCCAGAACGCTTCAAAAGCGTAGAAGAGTTACTGAAAAAGCAGAAAATTCCTTACTGCAAGCGGTCAGATTCGGCGAAAGTTTTGCAAAACACGCAAGTACTGTTTGGCGATACGATGGGCGAAATGATGCTACTCTACGGCTTGGCACAAATCGCTTTTGTAGGTGGCAGTTTGGTCAAACATGGCGGACACAATCCATTAGAGCCGATTGCTTTTGAGTTGCCTGTTATTTCAGGGATCCACACGTTCAACTTTCCTGAAGTTTTTTCAAAGCTAAGAGAAATGAATGGAGTGATTGAAATTCAATCAGATAAAAATGCAGTTGCCGAAGCCGTAAACTACTTTCTTGAACGGCCTGAACTTAGCCAAAAAATCAGCCAAGCGGGCTTTGATGTATTAAAAGAAAACCAAGGAGCCTTAGCTCGTACCTTGGAATTACTAGCGAGATATTTATAA
- a CDS encoding pantetheine-phosphate adenylyltransferase, with amino-acid sequence MHQTVIYAGTFDPITNGHLDIIQRASTLFEHIIVAVAKNPSKQPLFSLEQRIELVEQSCAGFANVKAVGFSGLLANFAQQHNAVALIRGVRGADDIDYEIQLAQLNDKLARSLETIFFPPSVEWRYLSSTMVREIYHHQGDLEQFVPAVVYQALKDLK; translated from the coding sequence ATGCACCAAACTGTTATTTACGCAGGCACTTTTGACCCCATCACTAATGGGCATTTAGACATTATTCAACGTGCATCAACACTCTTTGAACATATCATTGTTGCTGTAGCCAAAAACCCCAGTAAGCAGCCACTTTTTAGCCTTGAACAACGGATTGAGCTCGTCGAGCAAAGCTGTGCAGGGTTTGCTAATGTAAAAGCGGTCGGTTTCAGCGGATTACTGGCCAATTTCGCCCAACAGCACAATGCCGTGGCATTAATTCGTGGCGTGCGGGGAGCGGACGACATTGATTACGAAATCCAACTAGCTCAGCTGAATGATAAACTTGCCCGTTCGCTGGAAACGATTTTTTTCCCGCCTTCTGTTGAATGGCGTTATCTCTCATCTACTATGGTGCGTGAAATTTATCACCACCAAGGCGATTTGGAACAATTTGTGCCTGCAGTGGTCTATCAAGCACTTAAGGATTTGAAATGA